The genomic window GTCTTTCTTTGAAATTGTAGCTACTGCTTTCTGTCCAGTGATCTTTGTTAACTCCTCAACCGCATAGTCAATAAGTTTTTTATCAGATACAGCTGCACCAACTCCTTTACTCAAAACGATTTTTTCCAATTTTGGAACCTGCATTACGTTTGTGTAACCGAATTCTTCTTTAAGAGCAGAGATAACTCTACTCTTATATTCTTCTTTTAGTCTAGGTATATATGCCATTACTATAGTACTTGATTAGATTTTTTTGAAAATCTTACTTTCTTATCTCCTTCAACTCTAATTCCAACTCTAGTTGTTTCCTTTGTTTTAGGATCAATTAGAGAGATGTTAGAAATTTGTATAGAAGCTTCCTTTTTTACAATACCACCTTGAGGGTTTTTTGCACTTGGTTTCGTGTGTTTTGAAACCATGTTTACACCTTCAACAATTGCTTTGTTTTTCTCTTTGTACACACGTAAAACTTTACCTTCAGCGCCTTTATGGTCACCAGCGATAACTCTTACAATGTCACCTGATTTTATTTTTAGCTTTATCATCTTAAAATAATTAAAGCACTTCTGGTGCTAATGATACAATTTTCATGAATTGTTTTTCACGAAGTTCTCTTGCTACTGGACCAAAAACACGAGTCCCTCTCATTTCTCCTGCAGCGTTCAAAAGGACACATGCATTGTCATCGAAACGGATATAAGAACCATCAGCTCTTCTCACTTCTTTTTTGGTACGTACAACAACTGCAGTTGAAACAGCTCCTTTTTTAACGTTTCCGTTTGGAGTTGCATCTTTTATAGAAACTACAATCTTGTCACCAACAGAGGCATACCTTCTTTTGGTACCTCCTAAAACACGGATAGTTAAAACTTCTTTTGCTCCCGTGTTATCTGCTACTTTTAGTCTTGATTCTTGTTGTACCATAATTATTTAGCTCTTTCTAAGATTTCAACTAATCTCCAACATTTTGATTTACTCAAAGGACGCGTTTCGCTAATTCTTACAGTATCTCCAATGTTACAGTCGTTTGTTTCGTCATGCGCAACAAATTTCTTTGTTTTCAACACGAACTTACCGTATAATGGGTGTTTTACTCTAGTTACTTGAGCAACAACGATGGATTTATCCATTTTGTTTGAAGTAACAACCCCAATTCTTTCTTTTCTTAAATTTCTTTTTTCTTCCATCTTTCAGCAGACTACAATTATTGTAATTCTCTTTTAGTAAGTTCTGTAGCTAATCTAGCAACCGTTCTTCTTACACTTCTAATTTGAAGTGGATTCTCGATTGGAGAAATAGCATGAGCCATTTTTAAGTCGGCATAAACCTTCTTAGTTTGGTTAAGTTTTTCTTGCAACTCTACTGCAGAAAGATCTTTTATTTCTGATTGTTTCATAATATATAATTAATTATGCTTCGAAATCTCTAGCAACAACGAACTTTGTTTTTACTGGTAGTTTTTGAGCTGCAAGACGTAAAGCCTCTTTTGCAACTGACAATGGAACTCCTCCAACTTCAAACATAATTCTTCCGGGTTTAACAACGGCAGCCCAATACTCAACTGCTCCTTTACCTTTACCCATACGTACCTCTAAAGGCTTCTTAGTAATTGGTTTGTCTGGAAATATTTTAATCCATAATTGTCCTTCTCTTTTCATAAAACGAGTTGCAGCGATACGTGCAGCTTCGATTTGACGAGAGGTTAAGAACATTCCATCTTCATGTACAGATTTAATACCAAACATTCCATTAGAAAGTTCATGCCCTCTTTGAGAGTTCCCTTTCATTTTACCCTTTTGTACCTTACGGTATTTTGTTCTTTTAGGCTGTAACATTTTACTTTAATTTAAAAATTTACTTTCTTTTACGAGCGTCTGGTTTTCCACCTTTATTAAAAGTTTTTCTGTCTCCTCTCGGAGCATCTCCACCTTTACCACCACCAGTTCCAGATTGTTTTTTATCCATTCCTGCAAGTGGAGAAAGATCTCTCTTTCCATAAACTTCACCTTTCATGATCCATACTTTGATACCCATTCTACCGTAAGTAGTATGTGCTTCAGCCAAAGCATAATCAATATCAGCTCTGAAAGTTGATAGAGGAATTCTTCCTTCTTTGAAACCTTCTGAACGTGCCATCTCTGCACCATTCAAACGACCAGAAATCAAAACTTTGATACCTTCAGCGTTCATACGCATAGAAGCAGCAATAGCCATTTTGATTGCACGTCTGTAAGAAATACGGCTTTCGATTTGACGACAGATGCTTGTAGCAACTAGATACGCGTCAAGTTCAGGTCTTTTTATTTCAAAGATGTTGATTTGAACCTCTTTGTCAGTAACTTTCTTGAGTTCTTCTTTCAACTTGTCTACCTCTTGACCACCTTTTCCGATAATAATACCAGGTCTAGCAGTAGTGATAGTAACGGTTACAAGCTTCAAAGTTCTCTCGATGATTACTTTTGATACACTAGCTTTTGATAAACGAGCATGTACATACTTTCTGATTTTATAGTCTTCGGCTAATTTATCACCGTAGTCATTTCCACCATACCAGTTAGAGTCCCATCCTCTGATGATACCAAGTCTATTTCCAATTGGATTTGTCTTTTGTCCCATCTTTAATTATTTTGCTTGTGTGTTATCATTAATAGCCCCTAACACGATTGTTACGTGGTTTGAACGTTTTCTAATTCTGTGTGCTCTACCTTGTGGAGCTGGACGAAGTCTTTTCAACATCATTCCACCATCTACAGTGATAGTTTTTACAAATAAGCCTGCTTCTTCTAAACTAGCTTCACTATTCTTTTGCTCCCAATTATTGATAGCAGATAATAATAGTTTTTCTAATTTTCTTGAAGCTTCTTTAGAACTAAATCTTAATATATTTAGTGCTCTTTCTACCTTCTGACCTCTTACTAGATCTGCTACTAAGCGCATTTTTCTAGGTGAAGTAGGGCAGTTATTCAATTTTGCAAAAGCTAGTGACTTATTAGCCTCTTTTCTTGCATCAGCTGTTTCTCTTTTACGAACTCCCATTGCTTCTTATTTTTTACCTTTATTTTTTGCTCCAGCATGACCTCTAAAAGATCTAGTTGGTGAAAATTCTCCTAATTTATGACCTACCATGTTTTCTGTTACGTAAACTGGTACAAATTGACGACCGTTATGAACTGCGATAGTTTGTCCAACAAAATCTGGAGTAATCATAGAAGCTCTAGACCAAGTCTTAACCACTCCTTTATTACCACCTGCAATGTTTTCTTCAACTTTCTTTTCTAACTTATAATGAACGAAAGGTCCTTTTTTTAATGAACGTGCCATATCTTATTATTTCTTTCTACGTTCTACAATGTACTTGTTACTCGGGTTTTTCTTAGAACGTGTTCTATAACCTTTAGCAGGTATACCGTTTCTAGAGCGTGGATGTCCACCAGAAGAACGACCTTCACCACCACCCATTGGGTGATCGACAGGGTTCATTGCAACAGGTCTTGTTCTCGGTCTTCTACCTAACCATCTTGTTCTACCTGCTTTACCAGATACAACTAATTGGTGGTCTGAATTAGAAACCGCACCAATTGTAGCCGAACAAGTCAACAAAATCAATCTTGTTTCTCCAGAAGGCATTTTGATTGTTGCATATTTTCCATCTCTTGCCATTAATTGAGCAAATGTTCCAGCAGAACGAGCAATAACTGCTCCTTGTCCTGGTCTCAATTCGATACAAGAAATTACAGTTCCAAGCGGAACTCTACTTAATGGTAATGTGTTCCCAATTTCAGGTTGAGATTCTGGACCAGAAACTAATTTCTGACCAACTTTCAATCCGTTTTGAGCAATAACATAAGTTTTCTCTCCATCAGCATAAGCCAACAAAGCGATAAACGCAGTTCTGTTTGGATCGTACTCAATTGATTTAACTGTAGCTGGAATTCCATCTTTAGTTCTTTTGAAATCAATAATACGATATCTCTGCTTGTGACCACCACCCGTATAACGCATGGTCATCTTTCCTTGACTATTTCTACCTCCAGAGTTTTTTATCGGCGCTATCAAAGAGCGTTCCGGCTTATCAGTTGTAATGGCGTCATAACCATTCACAACTCTAAATCGCTGACCTGGGGTAATAGGTTTTAATTTTCTTACTGACATTTTATCTTAGATATTGTTGTAAAAATCAATTGTTTCTCCTTCTTGTACTTGCACAATTGCTTTTTTGATTGCATTTGTCTTTCCACTGATAAGACCACTTTTAGTGTATTTTGTAGTTCTATCCGGCCTTACGTTCATCGTGTTAACTGAAACGATAGTTACTCCATAAGCAGCTTCAATAGCTTTCTTAATTTGAACTTTGTTTGCTTTTTTGTCAACAACGAATCCGAAGCGATTTAAAACTTCACTTTCTTTGGTTACTTTTTCTGTTACTATAGGTTTAATTATGATGCTCATATCCTATTATTTGCTTAAATTTTCTTCAATTACCTCTAAAGAACCCTCTAAAAGCACTAAAGTATTAGTATTTAAAATATCATAAGTACTTAATTCAGAGCTACTTATAACATTAGACGCCTTTAAATTACGAGACGACAAATATACATTTTTATTCGAATCGCCCAACACAAATAAAGATTTTTTATTCTCCAACTCTAAAGCTTTCAAAACGTTAATGAAATTTTTAGTGTTTGGTGTTTCAAAATTGAAGTCTTCAAGAACGATAATATTCGACTCTTTTGCTTTAATTGAGAAAGCAGATTTTCTAGCCAATCTTTTCAAGTTTTTATTCAATTTGAATGAATAACTTCTTGGTCTTGGTCCAAAAACTGTTCCACCACCTTTAAACAATGGATTTTTTGCACTACCCGCACGAGCAGTACCAGTTCCTTTTTGTTTTTTAATTTTACGAGTACTTCCGGCTACTTCAGCTCTTTCTTTAGCTTTGTGCGTTCCTTGTCTTTGATTAGCAAGATATTGCTTAACATCAAGGTATACTGCGTGATTGTTTGGTTCTATACCGAATACTGAATCAGAAAGTTGAACTTTTCTTCCAGTATCTTTTCCATTGAAATCTAATACTTTTGCTTCCATTACTTCTGAATGATTACATAAGAGTTGTTATGACCAGGAACACATCCTTTAATAACAAGTAGGTTCTTATCAGCCACTACTTTTAAAACTCTAAGGTTTTGAACTTTTACATTATCTCCTCCCATTCTTCCAGCCATACGCATTCCTTTGAATACTCTAGATGGATAAGAAGAAGCTCCTACAGAACCTGGCGCTCTTAAACGGTTGTGTTGACCGTGAGTTGCTTGTCCAACACCACCAAAACCGTGACGTTTAACAACCCCTTGAAAACCTTTACCTTTAGATACACCTTGTACATCTACAAATTCTCCTTCTTCAAAAATAGACACATTAATAACGTCTCCTAATTTTTGTTCGCTTGCAAAATCTTGGAATTCAACGACTTTTTTCTTAGCTACAGTTCCCGCTTTCGCAAAGTGACCAATGGCCGCTTTAGTGGAATGTTTCTCGTTTTTGTCATCGAAACCTAGTTGCAACGCTTCATACCCGTCAACACCTTTGGTTCTGACTTGGGTAACTACACATGGTCCAGCTTCAATAACAGTACAAGGAATGTTTTTCCCGTTCTCGTCAAAGATGCTTGTCATGCCAATTTTTCTTCCGATTAACCCAGACATAAATATTAATTATTAATTATTAAATACAAATATAGAACGCAGCTTTTAAGCAAGCTTTATTTTTTTGGTGGTGCAAAAGTAAACATTATTTGCACACAAACCAAAAAAATATTTTTCACTTAAAAACAGCGCCCTTTTTTACTAGTAAGCTAACTAAACTTTGATCTCTACTTCAACTCCGCTAGGCAATTCCAACTTCATCAAGGCATCAATAGTTTTTGATGAAGATGAATAAATATCAATCAATCTCTTGTATGACATTACTTCAAATTGCTCTCTCGCTTTTTTGTTAACGTGTGGAGAACGTAGTACAGTAAAAAGTTTTTTGTGAGTTGGTAACGGAATTGGCCCTGTAACAACTGCACCGGTAGTTTTAACCGTTTTTACAATCTTTTCAGCAGACTTATCTACCAACATATGATCGTAAGATTTTAGTTTTATTCTGATTTTTTGACTCATTTTCTTAAAGATTATGCGTTTCCTTTTGCTTTTTTGATAACCGCTTCTGAAATATTAGAAGGCGTTTCTGAATAGTGTGAAAATTCCATTGTAGATGTTGCTCTACCAGAAGACAACGTTCTTAATGTTGTTACATAACCAAACATTTCTGATAATGGCACATCTGCCTTAATAGTTTTTGCACCATTTCTATCCCCCATATCATTTACCTGACCTCTACGACGGTTAATATCACCTACGATATCTCCCATGTTTTCTTCCGGTGTAATAACTTCCATTTTCATGATAGGCTCAAGAATAACTGCACCAGCAGCTTTAGCCACCTCTCTATATCCCATTCTAGCCGCTAATTCAAAAGAAAGTGCATCAGAATCCACAGGATGGAAAGACCCGTCTAATAAAGTAACTTTTAAACTATCCACTTGGTATCCTGCTAAAGGACCAGTTTTCATAGCTTCACGGAAACCTTTTTCTACAGAAGGTATATATTCTTTTGGAACGTTTCCTCCTTTTACCTCATTCACAAACTGCAATCCAACCGGAACTTTACCATCAACTTCTTCAGCAGGCTCAAGTCTAAATACGATATCACCGAATTTACCACGACCTCCAGATTGTTTCTTGTAAGTTTCTCTGTGTTGAGCAGATTTTGTAAAAGCTTCTTTGTATTCAACTTGAGGCTCACCTTGGTTTACTTCAACTTTGAATTCACGCTTCATTCTATCAACCAAGATATCCAAGTGAAGCTCACCCATACCTGAAATAATTGTTTGACCTGAAGCTTCGTCAGTTCTAACTGTAAAAGTTGGATCCTCTTCAGCTAATTTAGCCAAAGCCATACCCATTTTATCTACGTCAGCTTTAGTTTTAGGCTCAATAGCAATACCAATTACTGGAGCAGGGAATTTCATAGACTCAAGAATGATTGGGTGTTTTTCATCACACAATGTATCTCCAGTTTTGATATCTTTAAATCCAACAGCAGCTCCAATATCTCCAGCCTCAATATATTCGATTGGATTTTGTTTGTTAGCGTGCATTTGGTAGATACGAGAAATTCTTTCTTTGTTTCCAGAACGAGTATTCAATACATAAGAACCAGCATCCAATCTTCCTGAATAAGCACGGAAGAAAGCCAAACGACCTACGAATGGGTCAGTAGCAATCTTAAATGCCAAAGCAGCGAATGGCTCTTTTACATCTGGTTTACGCAAAATTTGAGTTTGATCTTCTTCAAGCAATTCAGCATCATCTGGGTGAATTCCAGAAATACCTTCTTTATCCATTGGAGATGGTAAATATTTACATACTGCATCTAACATAAATTGAACTCCTTTATTTTTGAAAGATGAACCAGCAATCATAGGAATGATAGCCATATCCATAGTCGCAGCTCTTAATGCAATATTAATCTCTTCTTCTGTGATAGAATCCGGATCTTCCATGTATTTATCAAGCAAGTTCTCATCATAATCAGCAACCGCTTCAATAAGAATATCTCTGTATTCTTTTACTTCATCAACCATATCCGCAGGGATATCGATAATATCAAAAGTAGCTCCTTGTGTAGCATCATGCCAAACAATAGCTTGATTTTTAACTAAATCGACAACACCTTTAAAATCATTTTCTTCACCAATTGGCAAAGTGATTGCAACAGCGTTTGATTTCAACATATCTCTAACTTGTTGACATACATTCAAAAAGTTAGAACCTTGTCTATCCATTTTATTAACAAATCCCATACGTGGCACACGATATTGATCTGCTAATCTCCAGTTAGTTTCTGATTGAGGCTCAACACCATCAACAGCACTAAATAAAAAAACCAAACCATCAAGTACACGCAAAGAACGGTTTACTTCAACTGTAAAGTCAACGTGTCCTGGGGTATCGATAATATTAAAGTGATATGATTTTGAATCTGGTAAAACTTTACCTTGTTCAGTTGGAAAGTTCCATTCACAAGTTGTAGCTGCAGAAGTAATTGTAATACCTCTCTCTTGCTCTTGTGCCATCCAGTCCATTGTTGCAGCACCATCGTGTACTTCACCAATTTTATGTGATTTTCCTGTATAGAATAAAATACGCTCTGTTGTTGTTGTCTTACCAGCATCAATGTGAGCAGCAATTCCTATGTTTCTTGTATATTTAAGATCTCTAGCCATTTCTTAAGAATTAAAATCTAAAGTGAGAGAAAGCTTTGTTAGCCTCTGCCATTTTGTGAGTATCCATTCTTTTTTTCACAGCAGCTCCTTCTTCTTTAGCCGCAGCTAAACATTCTGAAGCCAATCTTTGAGCCATTGATTTTTCGTTTCTTCTTCTTGAATAAAGAATCAACCATTTCATAGCCATAGAAATTTTTCTATCTGGTCTAATTTGCATTGGAATTTGAAATGTAGCTCCACCAACTCTACGACTACGTACTTCTACGTGAGGCATAACGTTTGTTAAAGCATCTTTCCAGATTTCTAATGACGTTTTTTCGTCATTTTGCTTTTTAGTTTCAATGATGTCAATTGCATCATAAAAAACTTTAAAAGCTGTTGATTTCTTACCATCCCACATTAAGTTGTTCACAAAACGCGTTACCAATTGGTCATTAAACCTTGGATCTGGTAAAAGTGGTCTTTTCTTTGCCGCTCTTTTTCTCATTTCTTCTTTTTTTTGTTATTGATAATAATTTCTATAATTAAAATCAAATAACTAGTTTAGATTTACTTTTTTGCTTCTTTTGGACGTTTTGCACCGTATTTTGATCTACGTTGTGTTCTTCCTGCTACACCTGAAGTATCAAGCGCACCACGAACGATGTGGTACCTTACTCCTGGTAAATCTTTTACTCTTCCGCCTCGCACTAATACTATCGAGTGCTCTTGTAGATTATGTCCTTCTCCAGGGATGTAAGCATTTACTTCATTTCCATTTGTCAAACGTACACGCGCTACTTTACGCATTGCAGAGTTTGGTTTTTTTGGAGTTGTAGTGTAAACACGTGTACAAACACCTCTTCTTTGAGGACAAGAATCTAAAGCAACCGATTTACTCTTCTTAGTGATCTGAGTTCTTCCTGTTCTTACTAATTGTTGAATAGTTGGCATAGTTAAATACTAAAAATTACTTGTTTATAAAATTCCCGCTTTTTACGGGGTTGCAAATGTAGAAATTTTTTTTCAGTAAACAAACCATAATCAATTAATTTTCAACAGAAGTAAATATTTGTTTATTAGCAAAATACAAAACAACCTAAACACTATTCTTATCCAAATCAAAACAATACTTCCAGAGTCATGCCGTTACCTTTATTTATACTCTAAATTTTATAGCAAAGATTAGATATTTGCATTACTTTTATTAAAATTTTATTAATTTGAAACCTTTCCTATTCATTCTATTATTCCTAAACTTTGTACTCAATTGTTTTGGACAAAATTTTCAATTACAAGTAATTGGAAATTCTGATTACGAAAACAAAATAATTGATTCGCTATTGTACAACCCTAAACACAAAAGCATAAAATCACTAACGGAAGAAATTAATTTAGTTTCAGAAAAATTATCAAAAAAAGGTTTTATCGAGAATCAAGTATCAGAAACCGTTAAAAAAAACGATTCAAATTATATAGCAAAATTAAATTTGGGCGAAAGAATCAAATCGATACATATATATATAAGTAGAAATTCCGTAGTTTTTGATTTAGTTGCATTTGACAAAACAAAAGACACCTTGATAATCCCATATATAGAAACCGAACCCTTTTTAAACAAGACACTAATCAGTTTAGAACAGAAGGGTTTTGCTATGGCGAAACTAAAATTAACCAACATCCAAAGAAAGAAAAATTTACTTTATGCCGATTTACAATTTGAATCCGGACCACAAAGACAACTAAACACCATTGTTGTTAAATTTGCTGATAGTAATAAAAAAAATAATTTCCCTAAAGGACACTTAAAACAGATTAATCGTAAATACAACAATAATTTATTCAATCAAGACATCGTTAAAAACATTTACAATGATTTTGAAAAATTCAGATTTGTAAATCAAATAAAATATCCCGAAATTTTATTTACCAAAGACACCACCAAAGTATTTGTTTATTTAGAAAAAAGAAAATCTAATAATTTTGATGGCTTTGTAGGCTTCACCAATAATGATAACAATAAATTAGTCTTTAACGGTTATCTAGATCTTACATTGGAAAATGCCCTAAAAGCCGGAGAACAGCTTTCACTTAACTGGAAAAGCGACGGAAACCAACAAACGACTTTCAAAGCTAATATTGACATCCCTTACTTATTTAAAAGTCCAATAGGAGTAAAAGCTCAAATTTATATTTTTAAACAAGATAGTATTTTTCAAAACACAAAAACATCAATTGATTTAGGCTATCTACTGGATTACAACACTCGATTTTATTTAGGGTATCAAGCTACAGAATCTAGCGACATTCAAAACACCAACAACAACACCATCAGTGATTTTGAGAATTCTTTTTTGACAACCAATTTAGAATACACAAAACTAGACAACACTCATTCTACGTTCTCAAAAAAAACAAATCTTTCACTAACTCTAGGAACTGGAAAAAGAACAAAAAACGGATTATTTGAAACAACTGGAGCTGACAAACAAATTTTCATCAACATTAATGCGATGCATAACTTCTATTGGAACAAAAAAAACTGTATTAACATAAATTATCAAAATTATTTCTTAAAAAGTAACAACTATATTATTAATGAATTATATCGATTTGGGGGAACCAACTCTATTCGAGGATTTGCAGAAAACAGTTTACAAGCTAATTTCATGACGGCTATCATCACAGAATACCGGCATATTATTTCATCCGAATTATTCATAAACACCATCATGGATTATGGCTATTACGAAGACAAAAGCACAAAAACTAGAGAAAATCTGGTAGGTTTAGGCTTTGGCATAGGAATTAAAACAAGAAATGGATTACTAAAAATTGCTTTTTCAAACGGAAAAACGAGCAATCAAAAGTTAAAATTTGAAAACACAATCGCTACCATTAGTTACAATATTAAATTTTAAGCCTCAAAAAAACACATAATATAACATTTTAACTTATTAATGTTAAAACATCAATTTTAATATGCACGCATAAAATAACGTTATAAATATTAGGAAAGTTAACAAATTATTAAGAATTTTGTTTTACTAATTCAAAATATTTAAACATGAAACTAAAGTTCAATGGATTCTTAGTACTATTCGCAGTACTTATGGTGCAAATAACATTTGCGCAAGAAAGAGTTGTCACAGGTGTCGTTTCTGATAATTCAGGATTGCCTCTTCCAGGCGTGAGCGTATTAGTAAAAGGAACTCAGACCTCTGCGCAATCTGATTTTGATGGAAAATACTTCATCAAAGCAACACCAAGCCAAGTCTTGGTATTTAGCTTCATTGGGATGAAAACCCAAGAAGTTACTGCTAGTTCATCTCAAATTAACATTAAGTTACTATCATCTGAAGAACAATTAAGTGAAGTTGTTGTAACTGCAGTTGGTATCAAAAGAGAGAAGGCCTCTATTG from Flavobacterium eburneipallidum includes these protein-coding regions:
- the rpmC gene encoding 50S ribosomal protein L29; translated protein: MKQSEIKDLSAVELQEKLNQTKKVYADLKMAHAISPIENPLQIRSVRRTVARLATELTKRELQ
- the rpsG gene encoding 30S ribosomal protein S7; the protein is MRKRAAKKRPLLPDPRFNDQLVTRFVNNLMWDGKKSTAFKVFYDAIDIIETKKQNDEKTSLEIWKDALTNVMPHVEVRSRRVGGATFQIPMQIRPDRKISMAMKWLILYSRRRNEKSMAQRLASECLAAAKEEGAAVKKRMDTHKMAEANKAFSHFRF
- the rpsQ gene encoding 30S ribosomal protein S17; the protein is MEEKRNLRKERIGVVTSNKMDKSIVVAQVTRVKHPLYGKFVLKTKKFVAHDETNDCNIGDTVRISETRPLSKSKCWRLVEILERAK
- the rplN gene encoding 50S ribosomal protein L14, yielding MVQQESRLKVADNTGAKEVLTIRVLGGTKRRYASVGDKIVVSIKDATPNGNVKKGAVSTAVVVRTKKEVRRADGSYIRFDDNACVLLNAAGEMRGTRVFGPVARELREKQFMKIVSLAPEVL
- the rplX gene encoding 50S ribosomal protein L24, encoding MIKLKIKSGDIVRVIAGDHKGAEGKVLRVYKEKNKAIVEGVNMVSKHTKPSAKNPQGGIVKKEASIQISNISLIDPKTKETTRVGIRVEGDKKVRFSKKSNQVL
- the rpsJ gene encoding 30S ribosomal protein S10, with product MSQKIRIKLKSYDHMLVDKSAEKIVKTVKTTGAVVTGPIPLPTHKKLFTVLRSPHVNKKAREQFEVMSYKRLIDIYSSSSKTIDALMKLELPSGVEVEIKV
- the rpsL gene encoding 30S ribosomal protein S12; the encoded protein is MPTIQQLVRTGRTQITKKSKSVALDSCPQRRGVCTRVYTTTPKKPNSAMRKVARVRLTNGNEVNAYIPGEGHNLQEHSIVLVRGGRVKDLPGVRYHIVRGALDTSGVAGRTQRRSKYGAKRPKEAKK
- the rplD gene encoding 50S ribosomal protein L4; this translates as MEAKVLDFNGKDTGRKVQLSDSVFGIEPNNHAVYLDVKQYLANQRQGTHKAKERAEVAGSTRKIKKQKGTGTARAGSAKNPLFKGGGTVFGPRPRSYSFKLNKNLKRLARKSAFSIKAKESNIIVLEDFNFETPNTKNFINVLKALELENKKSLFVLGDSNKNVYLSSRNLKASNVISSSELSTYDILNTNTLVLLEGSLEVIEENLSK
- the rpsC gene encoding 30S ribosomal protein S3 — its product is MGQKTNPIGNRLGIIRGWDSNWYGGNDYGDKLAEDYKIRKYVHARLSKASVSKVIIERTLKLVTVTITTARPGIIIGKGGQEVDKLKEELKKVTDKEVQINIFEIKRPELDAYLVATSICRQIESRISYRRAIKMAIAASMRMNAEGIKVLISGRLNGAEMARSEGFKEGRIPLSTFRADIDYALAEAHTTYGRMGIKVWIMKGEVYGKRDLSPLAGMDKKQSGTGGGKGGDAPRGDRKTFNKGGKPDARKRK
- the fusA gene encoding elongation factor G — translated: MARDLKYTRNIGIAAHIDAGKTTTTERILFYTGKSHKIGEVHDGAATMDWMAQEQERGITITSAATTCEWNFPTEQGKVLPDSKSYHFNIIDTPGHVDFTVEVNRSLRVLDGLVFLFSAVDGVEPQSETNWRLADQYRVPRMGFVNKMDRQGSNFLNVCQQVRDMLKSNAVAITLPIGEENDFKGVVDLVKNQAIVWHDATQGATFDIIDIPADMVDEVKEYRDILIEAVADYDENLLDKYMEDPDSITEEEINIALRAATMDMAIIPMIAGSSFKNKGVQFMLDAVCKYLPSPMDKEGISGIHPDDAELLEEDQTQILRKPDVKEPFAALAFKIATDPFVGRLAFFRAYSGRLDAGSYVLNTRSGNKERISRIYQMHANKQNPIEYIEAGDIGAAVGFKDIKTGDTLCDEKHPIILESMKFPAPVIGIAIEPKTKADVDKMGMALAKLAEEDPTFTVRTDEASGQTIISGMGELHLDILVDRMKREFKVEVNQGEPQVEYKEAFTKSAQHRETYKKQSGGRGKFGDIVFRLEPAEEVDGKVPVGLQFVNEVKGGNVPKEYIPSVEKGFREAMKTGPLAGYQVDSLKVTLLDGSFHPVDSDALSFELAARMGYREVAKAAGAVILEPIMKMEVITPEENMGDIVGDINRRRGQVNDMGDRNGAKTIKADVPLSEMFGYVTTLRTLSSGRATSTMEFSHYSETPSNISEAVIKKAKGNA
- the rplV gene encoding 50S ribosomal protein L22 — protein: MGVRKRETADARKEANKSLAFAKLNNCPTSPRKMRLVADLVRGQKVERALNILRFSSKEASRKLEKLLLSAINNWEQKNSEASLEEAGLFVKTITVDGGMMLKRLRPAPQGRAHRIRKRSNHVTIVLGAINDNTQAK
- the rplB gene encoding 50S ribosomal protein L2 — translated: MSVRKLKPITPGQRFRVVNGYDAITTDKPERSLIAPIKNSGGRNSQGKMTMRYTGGGHKQRYRIIDFKRTKDGIPATVKSIEYDPNRTAFIALLAYADGEKTYVIAQNGLKVGQKLVSGPESQPEIGNTLPLSRVPLGTVISCIELRPGQGAVIARSAGTFAQLMARDGKYATIKMPSGETRLILLTCSATIGAVSNSDHQLVVSGKAGRTRWLGRRPRTRPVAMNPVDHPMGGGEGRSSGGHPRSRNGIPAKGYRTRSKKNPSNKYIVERRKK
- the rplP gene encoding 50S ribosomal protein L16: MLQPKRTKYRKVQKGKMKGNSQRGHELSNGMFGIKSVHEDGMFLTSRQIEAARIAATRFMKREGQLWIKIFPDKPITKKPLEVRMGKGKGAVEYWAAVVKPGRIMFEVGGVPLSVAKEALRLAAQKLPVKTKFVVARDFEA
- the rpsS gene encoding 30S ribosomal protein S19 — protein: MARSLKKGPFVHYKLEKKVEENIAGGNKGVVKTWSRASMITPDFVGQTIAVHNGRQFVPVYVTENMVGHKLGEFSPTRSFRGHAGAKNKGKK
- the rplC gene encoding 50S ribosomal protein L3, with the protein product MSGLIGRKIGMTSIFDENGKNIPCTVIEAGPCVVTQVRTKGVDGYEALQLGFDDKNEKHSTKAAIGHFAKAGTVAKKKVVEFQDFASEQKLGDVINVSIFEEGEFVDVQGVSKGKGFQGVVKRHGFGGVGQATHGQHNRLRAPGSVGASSYPSRVFKGMRMAGRMGGDNVKVQNLRVLKVVADKNLLVIKGCVPGHNNSYVIIQK
- the rplW gene encoding 50S ribosomal protein L23, with protein sequence MSIIIKPIVTEKVTKESEVLNRFGFVVDKKANKVQIKKAIEAAYGVTIVSVNTMNVRPDRTTKYTKSGLISGKTNAIKKAIVQVQEGETIDFYNNI